A part of Arachis hypogaea cultivar Tifrunner chromosome 12, arahy.Tifrunner.gnm2.J5K5, whole genome shotgun sequence genomic DNA contains:
- the LOC112728722 gene encoding uncharacterized protein, which produces MGLTNFVLTVAGVSAVVLLLRSDVKQSANIFRRNVKHIRNWLEEETAASSKEMQKSAKELESKVPPKETPKEDKQ; this is translated from the exons ATGGGTTTGACGAATTTCGTGCTGACGGTGGCTGGTGTGAGTGCGGTGGTGCTTCTTCTAAGGAGCGACGTGAAGCAATCTGCCAACATATTCAGGCGCAACGTTAAGCACATCCGTAACTGGCTCGAAGAAGAAACAGCTGCTTCTTCCAA GGAAATGCAGAAATCTGCAAAAGAATTGGAATCAAAGGTGCCTCCGAAAGAGACTCCTAAGGAGGACAAGCAGTAG
- the LOC112730702 gene encoding agamous-like MADS-box protein AGL80, with amino-acid sequence MGRGKTVYECIKNERERKISFMQRKDGIMKKISTFSKLCKVEACLIVYGDDSSRPMTWPQEHSKVQSIIKKYEVQKNNETHPIIFDEEEFFKNKKIMIEAEISKLRKKVFKLKYPTMDPIFTTLDGNQLMEFIALVNTKIKACKKRIDMLKESNQDNGSNFNVDQNQSQLNFMNNISNHDYALHHDNLVYQTQNPKFDPNVTYFVAKNNGMIMDSISQVNVSLDCSTTNQVAIMNSKEKNVIVDSTNQISEDGDLINWDDFVEVENWIDQLQYETDLKEILSHQSQNVPQSSQILPPITMDGFLADEKNNDHQFQPFNM; translated from the coding sequence ATGGGTCGTGGAAAAACGGTCTATGAATGCATCAAAAACGAACGAGAACGTAAAATTTCTTTCATGCAAAGAAAAGATGGAATCATGAAGAAAATTTCAACATTTTCAAAGTTATGTAAAGTTGAAGCTTGTCTAATTGTTTATGGAGATGATTCTTCTCGACCAATGACTTGGCCACAAGAACATTCAAAGGTGCAATCCATCATTAAAAAGTACGAGGTTCAAAAGAATAATGAGACACACCCCATAATCTTTGATGAAGAAGAATTTTTCAAGAACAAGAAGATCATGATTGAAGCCGAGATTTCTAAATTGAGAAAGAAGGTATTCAAACTCAAATATCCTACCATGGATCCAATCTTTACTACCTTAGATGGGAACCAATTGATGGAGTTCATTGCTTTGGTGAACACTAAAATTAAAGCTTGTAAGAAAAGAATTGACATGTTGAAGGAGAGTAATCAAGATAATGGTAGCAACTTCAATGTTGACCAAAatcaaagtcaactcaatttcaTGAACAACATTTCTAATCATGATTATGCTCTTCATCATGATAATTTGGTATATCAAACTCAAAACCCTAAGTTTGATCCAAATGTTACTTATTTTGTGGCAAAGAACAATGGGATGATCATGGATTCTATTAGCCAAGTTAATGTGTCTCTAGATTGTTCTACTACAAATCAAGTTGCGATTATGAATTCTAAAGAAAAGAATGTTATTGTGGATTCTACAAATCAAATCAGTGAAGATGGTGATCTTATTAATTGGGATGATTTTGTTGAGGTTGAGAATTGGATTGATCAACTTCAATATGAGACTGATTTAAAAGAGATTCTTTCTCATCAATCTCAGAATGTGCCACAATCTTCACAAATCTTGCCACCAATAACAATGGATGGATTTTTGGCTGATGAGAAGAACAATGACCAccaatttcaaccattcaacatgTAA